The genomic window TTTTCTAATTCATAAAGACTGTTCAATGAACTCTCCATCAGTATTTTTGAAGCCTCCAGTGTGTAAAAAGCAATGTGAGGAGTCACGATAACCGTATCCAGTGCAAGCAGATCAGCAATGTATGGATGTTTTTCTAGTTGCTCTTCTTTTGTTTTATTAATGTATAACTCTTCATTTTCTAAGGTGTCCAATCCGGCACCACCAATTGTTCCAGACTGTAAAGCTTTGAGAAGGGCTTGGGTATCGACTAATGGCCCACGTGCTGTGTTGATTAGAAGGGCATCAGGTTTCATTTTGCTAAGCAACTTTTCATCAACCAAGTGATGATTCTCAGGCGTGTAAGGTGTATGAAGACTGAAGATATCTGCTTTTTCAGCAACAGCTTCGATTGTTGGCAGATAGGTTAGGGTGTCTTCGATGTTTTCTTTTGGAAATTTGTCATAGGCAATGACCTTCGCTCCTAGGGAGTTGAACAGTTGCGCTGTTGTTAGACCGATATGTCCTGTTCCGATAATACCGACAGTCAACTCATGGATTTCTCTACCAATCAATCCATCGAGAACAAAGTTTTGTTGTTGTTCTCTTTGCATAAGTTTGGGAATATGACGCAGCAGCATAAAGCTCAATGTCAGTGCATGTTCTGCGATAGCACGGGGGCTGTATACTGGCACATTTGCTGCTTTAATGTTATATTTTTTTAGGTAAGTTTTTGATAGACCATCAATACCTGCTGAGCGGGTAGATAGGTAACGAATACCAAATTCAGCCATTTGCTGATAAGTGATTTCGTCATGAACAGAGGCCATTTGTTGAAAGGAAATAGCATCTGCATCCTTTGCGAGCCTGACTGTATCTGCATTCAGCTCTTGGTCACTCGTTTCCAATGTGATTCCGTGTTGCGCTGCCCATTGTTCAGCGACTGGTTGCTCTTTTTTTCCGATGCCAAAAATAAAAATTTTCATAAAAAACGTCCTTTGCTGTTTTTATCCCGTAAAGAGAGGTTGTTTGCTTTTTGTGCGGTAAGGCATAGGAGGTACTTGTCTCATGGCAAGAAATGCGATTTGCCAGTTTCCTCTTGTCGTTCTGAAACTTGCTAAGTACATTCAGTTTTTCCTACTATTCTAGCTTCACAAACGAATGCCTCTCACCAATAAGCAAAAGTTTGCTTCATAGCAAAAAGTACCATGTACGAATCCCAGCTTATTGCTTGGAAGCTGATCAAGTTCGCTCAGCTTTTCCTATTTTACGGAATTTTTTATTTATTTCCAAGTAAAGAGTGTTAAGTTATCTCTAAAGCTAGGTAGAATAATCTTTTTAAACCTTTAATTTTTTCAATAAGTAGCATATAATAAGAAAGGATTGTTATCAAGAAGCGAGTCCTTTGTGGAGATTCATGATATAATACAGCTTTACGGGTTTATTTACAGGAGGAGAAAAATATGGCAAAAGATAAGACTAGATACAAAGCAATGATAGCGAATCATACGTACACGATTATTGGACAGGAAACAAAAAAACATATGGACTTGGTGACACGTATCGTCAACGAACAGTTGGCTGAAATCAAGCATATATCTCCTCAAACCAATACAGAACAGGCTTCCGTCCTATTAGCTGTCAATGCTGTTTCAGATCAATTGAAAAAACAAGAAGAAGTTCTGAAGCTGAGACAAGAGGTTGAAGAGTTGAAGCGTCGTACAATCAGAATTACGGAATTGGAAAATAGAATCAAACGAATTGAAGCGATTGAAGAAGAAGCAAAAGATGTACTGAAGAAAAGCGGAAAAGAAGATGTTGAGATTCATAACCATATGGAAGCACAGCAGATTCTGAATGAGAATCGGAAACAACAGATTCAAAGTAAGGGAACACAAGAAGTATCAGAAAATAATGATGAAAAAGGTACCAAAGAAACCCAGGAAAACTAAGCTTGAAAGGGTGGCAGGATGTTAACATTACTAATACTTATCATTTTAGCCGCTGGATTTTACAGCGGTGCTAAAAGAGGATTTGTCTTACAGATTTTATATAGTGTGGGATACTTGATTTCTTATCTAGTGGCAAAAAGCAATTATAAGGCATTGGCTTCACACTTGGAATTATATATTCCCTACCCTTCTGCAACACAGGAATCAAAATTGGTGTTTTTTAATCAAGAAATCGTGCTTGAACTAGACCAAGCCTTTTATGGCGCAGTTGCGTTTCTACTTATTTTGTTTATTGGCTGGCTGATTGTTCGATTCGCTGCAATTTTTGCTCGCAGCCTGACATTTATGCCCATCTTAAAGCAAGCCGATTGGGTTGCTGGTGGGGTTTTAAGTATGGTAGTGTTGTATATAGGTATGTTTCTTGTCTTAAATGCTGTCTCTATGATTCCCGTAGATTTTATCCAGAATCAGTTTGAGAGTAGTGGACTGGCTCGATTCATGGTCAAAGACACACCAATCTTTTCTAAACAAATCTATAACCTATGGGTAGAGCAAATGATTAACTAGCACAAGTTGAATGGAAGGTTGAGACAATGCCCGACAGGCTCTTTGTTTCAACTTTTTTTGTATAAGGAATAGTATGAAGGAATAGAAGGTGAAAAAAATGAATAAAAAGATTTTATCGACACTCAATTTTGATAAAGTAAAACAATTGATGATCGAATATATAGTGACTGCTCAGGGTTTGGAAGAGGTAGAACAGCTACTTCCTAGCAATGACGCCGACATCATACAATCATGGCTAAGCGAAACTGAGGATGGCTTGAAGGTCCAACGATTACGTGGTGGCATCCCTGTTCCTAAGCTGGAAAATATCCGACCTCATATTAAGAGAATTGAAATCGGTGCAGATTTAAATGGGCTGGAGTTAGCTCAAATTGGCAGAGTCCTTTCGACGACAAGTGAGCTGTTGCGCTTTTTTGATGATTTGAAGGACAGTGAAATCGAATTGTTCCGCTTGTATGCATGGACAGAACAACTGGTAACTATTCCAGAGCTGAACAGACGATTGAAAACAGCGATTGCAGAAGATGGCTATGTTCAGGATGAAGCTTCTCAAGAGCTTAAAATTATTCGAAATAATATTCGCAGAAGTGAACAGACGATTCGTGAACAGCTGGATGGTATTGTGCGTGGGAAAAATGCGCGTTACTTGAGTGATGCAATTGTAACGATGCGGAATGAACGCTATGTCATCCCTGTAAAGCAGGAGTACCGCAGCATCTTTGGCGGCGTCGTTCATGACCAGAGCTCATCAGGGCAAACGCTGTTCATTGAACCAAAGCAAATCGTAGAATTGAACAATCGATTACGTCAGCATCAGATTGCTGAGCGAAATGAAATAGAACGTATCCTTGCGGAGCTATCTGCTGAACTGGTGCCTTACCAACGAGAAATTCTCCATAATGCTTATGTTCTTGGTAAATTTGATTTCATCAATGCTAAAGCGCGGTTTGGAAAAGAATTGAAAGCAATAGTTCCGGCATTGAGCCTGGAAAATCATGTCTTTTTGAAGCAAGCGAGACACCCATTGTTGAATCAAGATCAAGCTGTTGCAAATGATATCATGCTAGGTGATGACTATCAGGCAATTGTAATCACTGGTCCGAATACCGGCGGGAAAACGATTACGTTAAAAACACTGGGCTTACTTCAATTAATGGGGCAATCCGGTCTGCCCATACCGGCAGATGAAGAAAGCGTGATTGGGGTTTTCAAAGAGATTTTTGCAGATATTGGTGACGAGCAATCGATCGAGCAGAGCTTGAGTACTTTTTCTTCACATATGACGACGATTGTTGATGTTCTGGGTAAGGTCGATGACCAGAGCTTGGTTCTTTTTGATGAATTGGGGGCTGGGACTGATCCTCAGGAAGGGGCAGCATTGGCTATATCCATTCTGGATGCCTTAGGGAGCAAAAGCGCCTATGTTGTTGCGACGACCCATTATCCTGAACTGAAGGTTTATGGTTATAATCGAGCGAAAACGATCAATGCCAGTATGGAGTTTGATGTGGATACACTGAGTCCGACCTATCGTCTATTGATTGGTGTACCTGGCCGAAGTAATGCCTTTGAGATTTCCCGTCGTTTAGGGCTGGAAGAGAGCATTATTGGTGAAGCAAGGCAGATTATGGATGGTGAAAGTCAGGATCTGAATGAGATGATCGCTGATTTGGAAAATCGTCGTAAGATGGCGGAAACAGAATATCTTGAAGTCCGTCATTTTGTAGATGAATCTCAAGTACTGTACCGAGACTTAAAGAATGCATATGATTATTTCTTGGATGAACGAGAGAAGGAAATGGCAAAAGCGCGTAAGCAAGCAAATGCGTTAATCAGTGAAGCAGAAGAAAAAGCTGAAACGATCATTTCTGATATTCGGAAATTGCAATTGGCGAGCGGCAATCAAGGGGGTGTGAAAGAACACCAACTGATTGATGCTAAGACCCAGCTATCTAATTTACATCATCAGGAAAATCATTTAGAGAAAAATAAAGTATTGAAGAAGGCTAAAGAGCAGAAAAAGCTCAAAGTAGGCGATGAAGTTATTGTAAATACTTATGGCCAACGCGGGACTTTGTTGAAAAAATCAGGAACTGATAGTTGGCAGGTACAGTTAGGGATTTTAAAAATGACAGTGAGTGAAGATGACATGACACTTGTTGGAAAAGAAAAGGAACCTACACAGAAAATCACGGCAATTCGTTCTGCTGAGTCAAGTCATGTCTCCAACCAATTGGATTTACGCGGCAAACGATATGAAGAAGCGCTTGCTGAGGTGGACCAATACTTGGATGCGGCCATTTTAGCAGGCTATCCTCAAGTGACGATTGTTCACGGCAAAGGAACAGGTGCGTTGCGAACAGGAATCACTGATTATCTTAAGAATCACCGCAGTGTGAGCAGCTATGAGTTTGCTCCGGCAAATCAGGGCGGGAACGGTGCAACGATTGTTAAGTTCAAATAAGGATAAAAGGGCATAAGTGAACAAAATATTTGTTCCACGAACTCATTGTTTGTAAAAAAAAGAGACTTTTGTTTGATAACTCATTTGATTGCCAACATAGTAGCTGTTGATTTCTTTCTACAGTACGAGCAGGTTTTCTCTTACTATTCGTAAGCAGATAAATAGTCTATCAAAATTTTAAGTGCTATAATAAACGTGTATCTAGAATTAGGAGGAATGAAAGATGGCTGAAGCAATTACAGATGCAACATTCGCAGCTGAAACAGATGAAGGACTAGTCCTAATTGATTTTTGGGCAACATGGTGTGGACCATGTCGTATGCAATCACCGATTTTGGATCAATTATCAGGTGAATATGAAGAAGACGAATTGAAGATTGTGAAAATGGATGTCGATGAAAATCCTGAAACACCAGGGTCATTCGGTATCATGAGTATTCCAACCTTACTGTTGAAAAAAGACGGCGAAGTTGTTGAACGTCTGGTTGGCGTTCATTCAAAAGATCAATTAACTGACGTAGTCGGTAAATATCTATAATTTTCTGCAGAATAGCTGCGAGAATGACTAAAAGATTCAATCAAAAAATCGAGTTCTCTCTAAGTGAGAGGGCTCGATTTTTTTAATTGATTTGAAACAGGTGAAATGAATGAGTTACCGTTAGCAGTGAGGGGAAAATTACTTCATGCAACAAATGAAAATTGCCTATGTCTACCAGTTGAATAGTGATTTAAAGCCAGTTTTTCCAAGCTTTTTTCAAGCGTTGGGCACAGTCTGGAATATCAGCAAGTTCAATTTTACTAAATCCCAAAAATAGTGTATTTGGAGGACAAGAAGCTTTCTCTTGCCAAAAATTCATTGTAGAGTAAACCTTCACTCCGTAATTCGCTGCTGCGGAGATCAATTCCTCTTGTTGAACTGGTTCAGCGAATGTCAGGAGAAAATATTGACCGCTCCCATTACTGGAGAGCGTCATTTTTTCTTGAACGTCAGCAAATGAGTGGGTAAACACCTCTAGTCTCTTTTTAAACACTTGATTCAAGCGGCGAACATGCTGGTCATATTTGCCTTCCTCAATCAGGGTTGCAACAATATATTGATTCAATAAAGGAACTGTGCTGTTATAATCGCTGAACATTTTTTGATAAGCTTCGGTTAGCTGTGGTGGAAGTATCATGTAGCTCATCCGCAATGAGGGTGAAAGAACTTTCGAAAAAGTTCCGAGATAAATGACACGGTCCTGTTGATCGATGGATTGTAAAGCAGGAATTGGTTTCGCATAGTAGCGAAGCTCACTGTCATAATCATCCTCAATAATATAGCTTTTGTGCGTATATGCCCATTTCAACAGTTCGTAGCGCCGACCAATTGTCAAGGTCACCCCTGTCGGAAATTGGTGTGATGGCGTGGTGTAGAGAAGTGTATCCGCTTTGACTGATGGCAGATTATCAACACAGACGCCTTGCTCATCTATTGGAATGGTTTGGGTGGTTCGTTGATTATTGTTGAATACAGAGACAGCTTTGTTATATCCGGGTTCTTCCATCAATACAGGCGTATTTGTCTTGAAAAGAAGCTTGCATAAAAAATCCAGAGATTGCTGCGTGCCGCTAGTCAAAATAATCTGATCAGGGTGACAATGAACACCACGCATGCGTTGGAGATAGTCTGTAAGTGATTCACGAAGGAACAATTCACCTTGCTTGTCTTGCAAGGATGAGATCATTTCTTCTCTATAAAGACGATCCAAGCATTGAGCAGTATACTTTTGCCAAAGCTTTTTTGGAAAAAGATTACTTGTATGACTGCTGTTTGTCAGGTCATAAAGAATGTTAGGTTGTCCAACCGTTACTTTTTTCGAATTTTTGAAAGAAAGACTATTTTTTTCTTTCAAAGGATAGATGGATCGACTGTTAGGGAGTACGGGAACAGCCTGGACAAAAAAACCAAGCCCTTTTTCCGCAGCAATATATCCCTCGGCTGCTAATTGACTGTAGGCTGTATCAACAGTATGTCGGCTGATATCAAGTTGCTTCGCGGCGGCTCTGCTTCCTAGCAAGCAGTCCCCTTCCTTACGCACACCAGTTAGGATTTCTTCTTTCAATTGATAGTATAGCTGAAGATAAAGAGCTTCTTTTTTCGAACGATCTAAAAAAATCATTGCATGGCTTCCTTTCTCGGGTGGCATGGTAAAAATATTCTTTAGTGGCACTTATTACGGGGCCATCTTTAGTATATCATAGAAAAATATCAAGTCATGTAAAGATATTTTGGGTAAAAGAAGGGAAGGATAGAGGATGAAAAACAGAGGAAATCAAACAAATGATGTGATTCTAGCACTTGTTGCGGTGTCATTTTTAGCTACAGGAGGGATTTTTGTAAAATTTAGTCAGCTGCCTCCAATCAATACAGGGTTTTATCGAGTACTGTTTTCCTTGCCGATTTTAGGGCTGCTCGTGCGCAAGGAGCTAAAAGGGATAGCGAAGAGAGACTGGCTATTGTTAT from Enterococcus sp. 9E7_DIV0242 includes these protein-coding regions:
- a CDS encoding NAD(P)-dependent oxidoreductase, translating into MKIFIFGIGKKEQPVAEQWAAQHGITLETSDQELNADTVRLAKDADAISFQQMASVHDEITYQQMAEFGIRYLSTRSAGIDGLSKTYLKKYNIKAANVPVYSPRAIAEHALTLSFMLLRHIPKLMQREQQQNFVLDGLIGREIHELTVGIIGTGHIGLTTAQLFNSLGAKVIAYDKFPKENIEDTLTYLPTIEAVAEKADIFSLHTPYTPENHHLVDEKLLSKMKPDALLINTARGPLVDTQALLKALQSGTIGGAGLDTLENEELYINKTKEEQLEKHPYIADLLALDTVIVTPHIAFYTLEASKILMESSLNSLYELEKNGDTDSLIHLD
- the zapA gene encoding cell division protein ZapA, translating into MAKDKTRYKAMIANHTYTIIGQETKKHMDLVTRIVNEQLAEIKHISPQTNTEQASVLLAVNAVSDQLKKQEEVLKLRQEVEELKRRTIRITELENRIKRIEAIEEEAKDVLKKSGKEDVEIHNHMEAQQILNENRKQQIQSKGTQEVSENNDEKGTKETQEN
- a CDS encoding CvpA family protein — encoded protein: MLTLLILIILAAGFYSGAKRGFVLQILYSVGYLISYLVAKSNYKALASHLELYIPYPSATQESKLVFFNQEIVLELDQAFYGAVAFLLILFIGWLIVRFAAIFARSLTFMPILKQADWVAGGVLSMVVLYIGMFLVLNAVSMIPVDFIQNQFESSGLARFMVKDTPIFSKQIYNLWVEQMIN
- a CDS encoding endonuclease MutS2, with translation MNKKILSTLNFDKVKQLMIEYIVTAQGLEEVEQLLPSNDADIIQSWLSETEDGLKVQRLRGGIPVPKLENIRPHIKRIEIGADLNGLELAQIGRVLSTTSELLRFFDDLKDSEIELFRLYAWTEQLVTIPELNRRLKTAIAEDGYVQDEASQELKIIRNNIRRSEQTIREQLDGIVRGKNARYLSDAIVTMRNERYVIPVKQEYRSIFGGVVHDQSSSGQTLFIEPKQIVELNNRLRQHQIAERNEIERILAELSAELVPYQREILHNAYVLGKFDFINAKARFGKELKAIVPALSLENHVFLKQARHPLLNQDQAVANDIMLGDDYQAIVITGPNTGGKTITLKTLGLLQLMGQSGLPIPADEESVIGVFKEIFADIGDEQSIEQSLSTFSSHMTTIVDVLGKVDDQSLVLFDELGAGTDPQEGAALAISILDALGSKSAYVVATTHYPELKVYGYNRAKTINASMEFDVDTLSPTYRLLIGVPGRSNAFEISRRLGLEESIIGEARQIMDGESQDLNEMIADLENRRKMAETEYLEVRHFVDESQVLYRDLKNAYDYFLDEREKEMAKARKQANALISEAEEKAETIISDIRKLQLASGNQGGVKEHQLIDAKTQLSNLHHQENHLEKNKVLKKAKEQKKLKVGDEVIVNTYGQRGTLLKKSGTDSWQVQLGILKMTVSEDDMTLVGKEKEPTQKITAIRSAESSHVSNQLDLRGKRYEEALAEVDQYLDAAILAGYPQVTIVHGKGTGALRTGITDYLKNHRSVSSYEFAPANQGGNGATIVKFK
- the trxA gene encoding thioredoxin, with product MAEAITDATFAAETDEGLVLIDFWATWCGPCRMQSPILDQLSGEYEEDELKIVKMDVDENPETPGSFGIMSIPTLLLKKDGEVVERLVGVHSKDQLTDVVGKYL
- a CDS encoding PLP-dependent aminotransferase family protein produces the protein MIFLDRSKKEALYLQLYYQLKEEILTGVRKEGDCLLGSRAAAKQLDISRHTVDTAYSQLAAEGYIAAEKGLGFFVQAVPVLPNSRSIYPLKEKNSLSFKNSKKVTVGQPNILYDLTNSSHTSNLFPKKLWQKYTAQCLDRLYREEMISSLQDKQGELFLRESLTDYLQRMRGVHCHPDQIILTSGTQQSLDFLCKLLFKTNTPVLMEEPGYNKAVSVFNNNQRTTQTIPIDEQGVCVDNLPSVKADTLLYTTPSHQFPTGVTLTIGRRYELLKWAYTHKSYIIEDDYDSELRYYAKPIPALQSIDQQDRVIYLGTFSKVLSPSLRMSYMILPPQLTEAYQKMFSDYNSTVPLLNQYIVATLIEEGKYDQHVRRLNQVFKKRLEVFTHSFADVQEKMTLSSNGSGQYFLLTFAEPVQQEELISAAANYGVKVYSTMNFWQEKASCPPNTLFLGFSKIELADIPDCAQRLKKAWKNWL